Below is a window of Deltaproteobacteria bacterium DNA.
GTTTGATCCGGGCGTTTGGTCAAGAAAAGGCGGTCATCGTTGGTCATGACTGGGGTGGTGGTATTGCCTGGGCCTTTGCTGCAGATTACCCGCAAGCGACTGAAAAACTGATTGTGATGAACTGTCCACATCCGGGGCCGTTCCAAAAGCATCTGCGCTCCAACTGGCGTCAACTGCGCCGCAGCTGGTATATGTTCTTCTTTCAGATCCCGTGGCTTCCTGAATTTGGCATTCGTGTGAATGCGCGACGCTTTGTTGACCAAGCGTTTCGTGGCATGGCAATTCGTAAAGAAGCGTTTCCTGATGACGAGCTACAGAAGTATGTCGCAGCGATTCGCAAACCAGGAGCGGCGACCGCCGCGATCAACTATTACCGTGCTGCTTTTCGCGAAACCCTCCGTAAAGGAGAGCGACACTTTGCCAAAATCACCAGTCCGACCTTGCTCATTTGGGGAGAAGAGGACATCGCCCTTGGTAAAGAGTTGACCTATGACATGGACGAATATTTCACCAATCGGTTTGAGGTCAAATACATTCCGCGCTGTAGCCACTGGGTCCAGCAGGAGCAACCGGAGTTGGTGAATCAGTATATGCTGGAGTTCTTAGTGTGACGCAGTGAACAGCGAGGAGTGTTCTTCTGCTGCACGCTGGCACTGTTGCTTGGCAAGCGATCCTTTGTGGGGATCTCGTTTGGTAATTTCTTCCGCTTGCGCCTGCGCTTTTTCTATCCCGCCGCCGAGGAGGCCCGGCGCTTGAAGGTAGTACGTGAGAAGGTCAAGGCGCGCTTCAATAAGATCAGGGTCTAAGGTTACTGCTTTCTCCAAATTTTTCCGCACTTGCCGGGCGAAGAAGAACTGTTTCCCGGCTTTTGTTTGCTCGGCTTGATGACCATACGCACGGCCTAGCCAGAGATAGTAAAGGGCGTTGGTAGTATCGAGATGGATTGCTTGGTCAAACAAGGCGATCGCATTTTCATATTGCCCGGCGAGCAGCGCTTCTTGTCCATGAGTGAAGGCCTCTGTGGCTGTTTCGATTCCGTGGTCTGCCGCACGAGCGGTATGTAGGTGGCTAGGCGGTAAGAAATCTGGTTGAGGTGGTTGAACTACGTGAACGTGCGGTTCTGAGAGGGCTGCGACACGAAGTCGTATC
It encodes the following:
- a CDS encoding alpha/beta hydrolase; its protein translation is MNESWQHGFAHVNGVRLHYVTQGDGPLLVLLHGFPEFWYSWRQQIPVLAKYFTVVAPDLRGYHESDKPVGVANYRVDTLTADVMSLIRAFGQEKAVIVGHDWGGGIAWAFAADYPQATEKLIVMNCPHPGPFQKHLRSNWRQLRRSWYMFFFQIPWLPEFGIRVNARRFVDQAFRGMAIRKEAFPDDELQKYVAAIRKPGAATAAINYYRAAFRETLRKGERHFAKITSPTLLIWGEEDIALGKELTYDMDEYFTNRFEVKYIPRCSHWVQQEQPELVNQYMLEFLV
- a CDS encoding tetratricopeptide repeat protein; this encodes MPIRLRVAALSEPHVHVVQPPQPDFLPPSHLHTARAADHGIETATEAFTHGQEALLAGQYENAIALFDQAIHLDTTNALYYLWLGRAYGHQAEQTKAGKQFFFARQVRKNLEKAVTLDPDLIEARLDLLTYYLQAPGLLGGGIEKAQAQAEEITKRDPHKGSLAKQQCQRAAEEHSSLFTASH